In the Streptomyces sp. f51 genome, one interval contains:
- a CDS encoding DUF4232 domain-containing protein, which produces MRALPIAVTVLAAALALTSCDGGGSGTSGKSGDTAAPAKKAAAGACAIGDSGIQVGPANAATAAGDTGNIPVTLTNKGARCTLKGFPGLSVVAGGTSADIAADKSAAPEELTLAKGDTASFTITYVRGAEGDAKTLAVKTLKIALPGADTTQSFPWSYGPLAGKGSASEPNASVTPFQHAGD; this is translated from the coding sequence ATGCGCGCTCTGCCCATCGCCGTCACCGTCCTCGCGGCGGCCCTCGCCCTGACCTCCTGCGACGGCGGCGGCTCCGGCACCTCGGGGAAATCCGGCGACACGGCCGCCCCGGCGAAGAAGGCCGCCGCCGGGGCCTGTGCGATCGGTGACAGCGGGATCCAGGTCGGTCCCGCGAACGCCGCCACGGCAGCCGGCGACACGGGCAACATCCCGGTGACCCTCACCAACAAGGGCGCCCGGTGCACCCTGAAGGGCTTCCCCGGACTCTCCGTGGTGGCGGGCGGCACCTCCGCCGACATCGCGGCGGACAAGTCCGCGGCGCCGGAGGAACTGACCCTGGCCAAGGGCGACACCGCGTCCTTCACCATCACCTATGTGCGGGGCGCGGAGGGCGACGCGAAGACCCTCGCCGTGAAGACGCTGAAGATCGCCCTGCCCGGCGCCGACACCACGCAGAGCTTCCCGTGGTCGTACGGCCCGCTGGCGGGCAAGGGATCGGCGAGCGAGCCGAACGCCTCCGTGACACCGTTCCAGCACGCGGGCGACTGA
- a CDS encoding DUF397 domain-containing protein yields MAEFVYNGMAATELDGVAWQKSRHSNSQGSCVEFARLPGGDVAVRNSRFPEGPALVYTRAEIEAMLLGIKDGEFDHLIAG; encoded by the coding sequence ATGGCTGAATTCGTGTACAACGGCATGGCTGCGACCGAGCTTGACGGCGTCGCCTGGCAGAAGAGCCGGCACAGCAACTCACAGGGTTCCTGCGTGGAGTTCGCGCGGCTGCCCGGCGGTGACGTGGCCGTGCGGAACTCGCGGTTCCCCGAGGGGCCCGCGCTCGTCTACACGCGCGCCGAGATCGAAGCCATGCTCCTGGGCATCAAGGACGGCGAGTTCGACCACCTGATCGCGGGCTGA
- a CDS encoding ATP-binding protein, with translation MGTNGSTMLEPLRQGLPPLDPAAVSSAASCALPARYEAVREARQFTRGTLDQWEIGDRFDDVCLVVSELVTNALRHALPSDTPRKDDQGPPVRLHLMRWTSRLVCAVRDPSHESPVAGDSDDFAAESGRGLFLVDSFSDSWGWHPLAGTLSGKVVWALFRLGAQPDTAALSPE, from the coding sequence ATGGGGACGAATGGATCGACCATGCTCGAACCCTTACGGCAGGGACTTCCGCCTCTCGACCCCGCGGCCGTGTCCAGCGCCGCCTCGTGCGCCTTGCCCGCCCGCTACGAAGCGGTGCGCGAGGCACGGCAGTTCACCCGCGGAACGCTGGACCAGTGGGAGATCGGCGACCGTTTCGACGATGTCTGCCTCGTCGTCTCCGAACTCGTCACCAACGCCCTGCGGCACGCGCTGCCCTCGGACACCCCGCGCAAGGACGACCAAGGGCCGCCCGTACGGCTGCACTTGATGCGGTGGACCTCACGGCTGGTGTGCGCGGTGCGCGACCCCAGCCACGAGAGTCCCGTCGCGGGCGACTCGGACGACTTCGCGGCGGAGTCGGGGCGCGGCCTCTTCCTGGTCGACTCGTTCTCGGACAGCTGGGGCTGGCACCCGCTCGCCGGAACGCTCAGCGGCAAGGTCGTCTGGGCGCTGTTCCGGCTGGGGGCGCAGCCCGACACGGCCGCGCTCTCCCCCGAATAG
- a CDS encoding helix-turn-helix transcriptional regulator, with amino-acid sequence MLLGSHLRRLRETRGITREAAGYSIRASESKISRMELGRVSFKTRDVEDLLTLYGINDEAERTSLVSLAKEANVAGWWHSYSDVLPSWFPTYVGLEGAAHLIRVYEVQFVHGLLQTEAYAHAVVRRGMKGASAADVDRRVALRLERQKYLVSENAPEFHIVLDEAALRRPYGDREVMRGQLQHLIEISERPNVRLQVMPFSFGGHSGESGAFTILSFPESDLSDVVYLEQLTSALYLDKREDVNQYEGALKQLQQDSPGPAESRDLLRGLLQLS; translated from the coding sequence ATGCTGCTGGGTTCGCACCTGCGGCGCCTGCGTGAGACACGCGGCATCACCCGTGAAGCGGCCGGTTACTCGATCCGTGCCTCCGAATCGAAGATCAGCCGTATGGAGTTGGGAAGGGTGAGCTTCAAGACCCGCGATGTCGAGGACCTGCTGACGCTCTACGGCATCAACGACGAGGCCGAGCGCACCTCTCTGGTCTCCCTCGCCAAGGAGGCCAACGTCGCGGGCTGGTGGCACAGTTACTCCGACGTCCTGCCGAGCTGGTTCCCCACCTATGTCGGCCTGGAGGGCGCGGCCCACCTGATCCGGGTGTACGAGGTGCAGTTCGTGCACGGTCTCCTCCAGACCGAGGCCTACGCCCACGCCGTCGTCCGGCGCGGGATGAAGGGCGCCTCCGCCGCCGACGTCGACCGGCGCGTGGCCCTGCGCCTGGAGCGGCAGAAGTACCTCGTCTCCGAGAACGCCCCCGAGTTCCACATCGTCCTCGACGAGGCCGCGCTGCGCCGTCCCTACGGTGACCGCGAGGTGATGCGCGGACAGCTCCAGCACCTGATCGAGATCTCCGAGCGGCCCAACGTACGTCTTCAGGTCATGCCGTTCAGCTTCGGCGGGCACTCCGGCGAGAGCGGCGCCTTCACCATCCTGAGCTTCCCCGAGTCCGACCTGTCGGACGTCGTCTATCTGGAGCAGCTCACCAGCGCGCTCTATCTGGACAAGCGCGAGGACGTCAATCAGTACGAGGGCGCGCTCAAGCAGCTCCAGCAGGACAGCCCCGGCCCCGCCGAGAGCCGCGACCTGCTGCGCGGGCTGCTCCAGCTCTCCTGA
- a CDS encoding aldehyde dehydrogenase family protein, with amino-acid sequence MSSYFTDLAQQYIDGEWRPGTGSWDIIDFNPYDGEKLASITIATVEEVDDAYRAAERAQKKWGATNAYARRAVFEKALAVIDEREEEITEVIIAELGGTRLKAAFELHLVREFLRESVQLSLRPEGKIIPSPGDGKENRLYRVPVGVVGVISPFNFPFLLSVKSVAPALALGNGVVLKPHQNTPIVGGSLVAKIFEEAGLPGGLLNVVITDIAEIGDAFIEHPVPKVISFTGSDKVGRHVATVCAANFKRSVLELGGNSALVVLEDADIDYAVDAAVFSRFVHQGQVCMAANRVLVDRSIEAEFTEKFVAKVRTLKTGDPKDPATVIGPVINSSQADALSSVVEQAIAEGATALLHGTTTDNLVEPSVLTGVPENSDLLRQEVFGPVVFLVPFDGEEEAVRIVNDTPYGLSGAVHTADIERGVNFAKQIDTGMFHVNDGTVHDEPLVPFGGEKHSGIGRLNGETTVDSFTTTKWISVQHGRSRFPF; translated from the coding sequence ATGTCGTCCTACTTCACCGACCTGGCCCAGCAGTACATCGACGGCGAGTGGCGCCCGGGAACGGGCTCCTGGGACATCATCGATTTCAACCCGTACGACGGCGAGAAGCTGGCGTCGATCACGATAGCCACGGTCGAAGAGGTCGACGACGCCTACCGCGCCGCCGAGCGCGCCCAGAAGAAGTGGGGCGCGACGAACGCGTACGCGCGCCGCGCGGTCTTCGAGAAGGCGCTCGCCGTCATCGACGAGCGCGAGGAAGAGATCACCGAGGTGATCATCGCCGAGCTCGGCGGCACCCGCCTCAAGGCGGCCTTCGAGCTGCACCTGGTCCGGGAGTTCCTGCGCGAGTCGGTCCAGCTGTCGCTGCGCCCCGAGGGGAAGATCATCCCTTCGCCCGGCGACGGCAAGGAGAACCGCCTCTACCGCGTCCCGGTCGGTGTCGTCGGGGTCATCAGCCCCTTCAACTTCCCCTTCCTGCTGTCGGTCAAGTCCGTGGCCCCCGCCCTCGCCCTCGGCAACGGCGTGGTCCTCAAGCCGCACCAGAACACCCCGATCGTCGGCGGCTCCCTGGTCGCGAAGATCTTCGAGGAGGCGGGTCTGCCCGGCGGCCTCCTGAACGTCGTCATCACCGACATCGCCGAGATCGGCGACGCCTTCATCGAGCACCCCGTCCCGAAGGTCATCTCCTTCACCGGCTCCGACAAGGTCGGCCGGCACGTCGCCACCGTCTGCGCCGCGAACTTCAAGCGCTCGGTCCTCGAACTGGGCGGCAACAGCGCCCTGGTGGTCCTGGAGGACGCGGACATCGACTACGCGGTCGACGCGGCGGTCTTCAGCCGTTTCGTCCACCAGGGTCAGGTCTGCATGGCCGCCAACCGTGTCCTCGTGGACCGATCGATCGAGGCCGAGTTCACCGAGAAGTTCGTCGCCAAGGTCAGGACGCTGAAGACCGGCGACCCGAAGGACCCGGCGACGGTCATCGGCCCTGTCATCAACTCCTCGCAGGCGGACGCCCTGTCGAGCGTCGTGGAGCAGGCGATCGCCGAGGGCGCCACCGCGCTGCTGCACGGCACGACCACGGACAACCTGGTCGAGCCCTCCGTCCTGACCGGCGTCCCCGAGAACTCGGACCTGCTCCGCCAGGAGGTCTTCGGCCCGGTCGTCTTCCTCGTCCCGTTCGACGGTGAGGAGGAGGCTGTCCGGATCGTCAACGACACCCCGTACGGCCTCTCGGGCGCCGTCCACACGGCTGACATCGAGCGAGGCGTGAACTTCGCCAAGCAGATCGACACCGGCATGTTTCACGTCAACGACGGCACCGTCCACGACGAACCCCTCGTCCCCTTCGGCGGCGAGAAGCACTCCGGCATCGGCCGTCTGAACGGCGAGACGACGGTCGACTCCTTCACCACCACGAAGTGGATCTCGGTGCAGCACGGGCGGAGCCGCTTCCCCTTCTGA
- a CDS encoding DinB family protein, with amino-acid sequence MVTHVRAEERGDERGALLAFIEEQRGGIRRSLLGLSEEQAASRPSASELSLSGLLKHVAEVEQGWIARAKGEPPAVRRDESNWHECFVLAEGETVASQLAYWEKVAAETEAFLGSVPSLDDTFALPPDPWFPPEGRVSMRWLALHLIRETARHAGHADIIRESLDGKTAFELVAMERGSSWG; translated from the coding sequence ATGGTCACGCATGTGCGAGCGGAAGAGCGGGGCGACGAGCGCGGGGCGCTGCTCGCCTTCATCGAGGAGCAGCGCGGCGGTATCCGCCGGTCGCTGCTCGGGCTGAGCGAGGAGCAGGCCGCGAGCAGGCCGAGCGCCAGCGAACTCTCCCTGTCCGGGCTGCTCAAGCATGTTGCCGAGGTCGAGCAGGGCTGGATCGCGCGCGCCAAGGGCGAGCCGCCTGCGGTGCGGCGGGACGAGTCGAACTGGCACGAGTGCTTCGTCCTCGCCGAGGGCGAGACGGTCGCCTCGCAGCTCGCGTACTGGGAGAAGGTCGCCGCCGAGACGGAGGCCTTCCTGGGCTCGGTGCCGAGCCTGGACGACACCTTCGCGCTTCCGCCGGACCCGTGGTTCCCGCCGGAGGGCCGCGTCTCGATGCGCTGGCTCGCCCTCCATCTGATCCGTGAGACGGCCCGGCACGCGGGGCACGCCGACATCATCCGTGAGTCCCTGGACGGAAAGACGGCCTTCGAGCTGGTCGCGATGGAACGCGGCTCCTCCTGGGGGTGA
- a CDS encoding glutamate decarboxylase yields MPLHKGQQKPDAHPHSVNPFYGEANPVSGMVEAPPKHRLPDGPLPPTTALQLVHDELMLDGNSRLNLATFVTTWMEPQAGVLMAECRDKNMIDKDEYPRTAELERRCVSMLADLWNAPDPSAAVGCSTTGSSEACMLAGMALKRRWSKRNADRYPGARPNLVMGVNVQVCWEKFCNFWEVEARQIPMEGDRFHLDPEAAAELCDENTIGVVGILGSTFDGSYEPIAELCAALDRLQERTGLDIPVHVDGASGAMIAPFIDEELVWDFRLPRVSSINTSGHKYGLVYPGVGWALWRSAEELPEELVFRVNYLGGDMPTFALNFSRPGAQVVAQYYTFLRLGREGYRTVQQTTRDVARALAERIDCMGDFRLITRGDELPVFAFTTAPEVTAFDVFDVSRRMRENGWLLPAYTFPENRQDLSVLRVVCRNGFSSDLADLFIEDLTRLLPELRSQPGPSIHDKEAATSFHH; encoded by the coding sequence ATGCCGCTCCACAAGGGCCAGCAGAAGCCCGATGCCCACCCGCACTCCGTCAATCCCTTCTACGGCGAGGCCAATCCGGTCAGCGGCATGGTCGAGGCCCCTCCCAAGCACCGCCTCCCGGACGGCCCGCTGCCGCCCACGACCGCGCTCCAGCTCGTCCACGACGAGCTCATGCTGGACGGCAACTCCCGGCTGAACCTGGCCACCTTCGTCACCACCTGGATGGAACCGCAGGCCGGGGTTCTGATGGCGGAGTGCCGGGACAAGAACATGATCGACAAGGACGAGTATCCCCGGACGGCCGAACTGGAGCGGCGCTGTGTGTCGATGCTCGCCGACCTGTGGAACGCGCCGGACCCGTCGGCCGCGGTCGGCTGTTCCACCACCGGTTCGAGCGAGGCGTGCATGCTCGCCGGAATGGCGCTGAAGCGGCGCTGGTCGAAACGCAACGCCGACCGTTACCCGGGCGCGCGGCCCAACCTCGTCATGGGCGTGAACGTCCAGGTGTGCTGGGAGAAGTTCTGCAACTTCTGGGAGGTCGAGGCCCGCCAGATCCCGATGGAGGGCGACCGGTTCCACCTCGACCCCGAGGCGGCGGCCGAGCTGTGCGACGAGAACACGATCGGGGTCGTCGGCATCCTGGGCTCCACCTTCGACGGCAGTTACGAACCGATCGCGGAGCTGTGCGCGGCGCTTGACCGGCTCCAGGAGCGCACGGGACTGGACATCCCGGTGCATGTGGACGGCGCGTCCGGCGCGATGATCGCGCCGTTCATCGACGAGGAACTGGTCTGGGACTTCCGGCTGCCCAGGGTGTCGTCGATCAACACCTCGGGCCACAAGTATGGACTGGTGTACCCGGGCGTCGGGTGGGCTCTGTGGCGGAGCGCTGAGGAACTGCCGGAGGAACTCGTCTTCCGGGTGAACTACCTGGGCGGGGACATGCCGACCTTCGCGCTCAACTTCTCCCGCCCCGGGGCGCAGGTCGTCGCGCAGTACTACACCTTCCTGCGGCTGGGCCGTGAGGGCTACAGGACCGTGCAGCAGACGACCCGGGACGTGGCCCGCGCCCTCGCCGAACGCATCGACTGCATGGGCGACTTCCGGCTCATCACCCGCGGGGACGAACTGCCGGTGTTCGCGTTCACGACGGCGCCCGAGGTGACGGCGTTCGACGTGTTCGACGTGTCCCGCAGAATGCGCGAGAACGGCTGGCTGCTGCCCGCGTACACCTTCCCCGAGAACCGCCAGGACCTGTCGGTGCTGCGCGTGGTGTGCCGCAACGGCTTCTCGTCCGACCTCGCCGACCTCTTCATCGAGGACCTGACCCGGCTGCTGCCCGAACTGCGCAGCCAGCCCGGTCCCTCGATCCACGACAAGGAGGCGGCCACGAGCTTCCACCACTGA
- a CDS encoding ion channel protein, producing the protein MTHEAAPPGPAHAPATPARTLLPLFLPAVVVGAVSSLLFVGVSQLAEQLKDVLWTDLPDALGIGGYSSLWMIVMLTTTGVLVGLVVWKVPGHAGPDPATVGLQAAPLAPYILPGLLVAATLMLAGGPSLGPENPIIATNVALAFWAGRRFAPAAPGELWVALAEAGTIGALFGTPVAAALVISEALVGRQVRGMLWDNLFAPLTAASVGSITTALLGHASFDLGLPPLGSPGWADVLSAVVIASAAAVLGLSGVYAFPYVHKAFGLLRHPMAALPVGGLVLGLLGCLGGPLTLFKGLDQVAEIARNPDGWSAGRFALMSVVKLAALVVAACCGFRGGRIFPAVFVGASFGLCAHALVNSVPPSLGLAAGVLGVLLATTRQGWVSLFTAAVLVSSPSIIALLCIASLPAWLLVTGRPQMQLHEDGSPVR; encoded by the coding sequence GTGACCCACGAAGCGGCTCCTCCGGGACCGGCCCACGCCCCGGCGACGCCCGCCCGGACGCTGCTGCCGCTGTTCCTCCCGGCCGTGGTCGTCGGCGCGGTCTCCAGCCTCCTCTTCGTGGGGGTGAGCCAGCTCGCCGAACAGCTCAAGGACGTGCTGTGGACGGACCTTCCGGACGCGCTCGGCATCGGCGGATACTCCTCGCTCTGGATGATCGTCATGCTCACCACCACCGGTGTCCTGGTCGGTCTGGTGGTCTGGAAGGTGCCGGGGCACGCGGGGCCCGATCCGGCCACTGTGGGGCTCCAGGCGGCGCCGCTCGCCCCGTACATCCTGCCCGGACTGCTGGTGGCGGCCACGCTGATGCTGGCGGGCGGTCCGAGCCTCGGCCCCGAGAACCCGATCATCGCCACCAATGTCGCGCTGGCGTTCTGGGCGGGCCGCCGGTTCGCGCCGGCGGCACCCGGTGAGCTGTGGGTGGCCCTGGCCGAGGCGGGGACCATCGGCGCGCTGTTCGGCACGCCGGTCGCGGCGGCGCTCGTCATATCGGAGGCGCTCGTCGGGCGGCAGGTCAGAGGCATGCTGTGGGACAACCTCTTCGCGCCGCTGACGGCCGCCTCGGTGGGCTCGATCACCACCGCCCTGCTGGGGCACGCGAGCTTCGACCTGGGTCTGCCCCCGCTCGGCAGTCCGGGCTGGGCCGACGTGCTGTCCGCGGTGGTGATCGCCTCCGCGGCGGCGGTGCTCGGCCTGTCCGGGGTCTACGCCTTCCCCTACGTCCACAAGGCGTTCGGCCTGCTGCGCCATCCCATGGCGGCCCTGCCCGTCGGCGGCCTCGTGCTCGGCCTGCTGGGCTGCCTGGGCGGGCCGCTGACCCTGTTCAAGGGCCTGGACCAGGTCGCCGAGATCGCCCGGAACCCGGACGGCTGGTCGGCCGGCCGGTTCGCCCTGATGTCGGTGGTGAAACTGGCCGCGCTCGTCGTCGCGGCCTGCTGCGGATTCCGGGGCGGCCGGATCTTCCCCGCCGTGTTCGTGGGTGCCTCGTTCGGTCTGTGCGCCCATGCGCTGGTGAACTCGGTCCCACCGTCGCTGGGACTGGCCGCGGGGGTCCTCGGCGTCCTTCTCGCGACCACCCGGCAGGGCTGGGTGAGCCTGTTCACGGCCGCCGTCCTGGTGTCCTCGCCGTCGATCATCGCCCTGCTCTGCATCGCCTCGCTGCCGGCCTGGCTGCTGGTGACCGGGCGGCCGCAGATGCAACTGCACGAGGACGGGAGCCCGGTGCGGTGA
- a CDS encoding MerR family transcriptional regulator yields MGYSVGQVAGFAGVTVRTLHHYDEIGLLAPGERSHAGHRRYDDADLDRLQQILFYRELGFPLDEVAALLDDPDVDPRASLRRRHALLTARIEKLQRMAAAVEHAMEARTMGINLTPEEKFEVFGDKDPKEHAQEAERRWGGTETYAESQRRTARYTKDDWKRMQAEVASWGERYGALMEAGERPDGERAMDMAEEHRQHICTWFYTCTYEIHRGLGEMYVADERFKAFYDSMRPGLAEHLRAAITANADRNAGEA; encoded by the coding sequence GTGGGCTATTCAGTGGGCCAGGTCGCCGGATTCGCCGGAGTCACGGTGCGCACGCTGCACCACTACGACGAGATCGGTCTGCTCGCCCCCGGCGAACGCAGCCACGCGGGTCACCGGCGTTACGACGACGCCGACCTCGACCGGTTGCAGCAGATCCTGTTCTACCGGGAGCTCGGCTTCCCGCTCGACGAGGTCGCCGCCCTGCTCGACGATCCGGACGTGGACCCGCGCGCGTCGCTGCGCCGCCGGCACGCGTTGCTGACCGCCCGGATCGAGAAGCTCCAGAGGATGGCCGCGGCCGTGGAGCACGCCATGGAGGCACGCACGATGGGCATCAACCTCACGCCCGAGGAGAAGTTCGAGGTCTTCGGGGACAAGGACCCCAAGGAGCACGCGCAGGAGGCCGAACGCCGCTGGGGCGGCACGGAGACGTACGCCGAGTCGCAGCGGCGCACGGCCCGCTACACCAAGGACGACTGGAAGCGGATGCAGGCCGAGGTGGCCTCCTGGGGCGAGCGCTACGGCGCCCTGATGGAGGCCGGGGAGCGGCCGGACGGCGAGCGGGCCATGGACATGGCCGAGGAGCACCGGCAGCACATCTGCACGTGGTTCTACACGTGCACGTACGAGATCCACCGGGGACTCGGCGAGATGTACGTGGCCGACGAACGCTTCAAGGCGTTCTACGACTCCATGCGGCCGGGGCTGGCCGAGCACCTGAGGGCGGCGATCACGGCGAACGCAGACCGGAACGCAGGGGAAGCCTGA
- a CDS encoding YbjQ family protein: protein MGIDEYGGGQGPHEDVLVVTTNDVPGHRVEQVIGEVFGLTVRSRHLGSQIGAGLKSMIGGELKGLTKTLVQTRNQAMERLVDQARARGANGVLMFRFDVSEAADVGTEVCAYGTAVVLVKE from the coding sequence ATGGGCATCGATGAATACGGCGGCGGCCAGGGTCCCCACGAGGACGTCCTGGTCGTCACGACGAACGACGTTCCCGGCCATCGCGTCGAGCAGGTCATCGGCGAGGTCTTCGGCCTCACCGTGCGCTCGCGCCATCTGGGCAGCCAGATCGGCGCGGGCCTGAAGTCGATGATCGGCGGCGAGCTCAAGGGGCTCACGAAGACGCTGGTGCAGACCCGCAACCAGGCCATGGAGCGGCTCGTCGACCAGGCACGCGCGCGTGGCGCCAACGGCGTCCTCATGTTCCGCTTCGACGTGTCGGAGGCCGCGGACGTGGGCACGGAGGTCTGCGCCTACGGCACGGCGGTGGTCCTGGTGAAGGAGTAG
- a CDS encoding DedA family protein: MMTLALGPSWLDPNTLLDNFGIWGLLLVVFAESGLLIGFFLPGDSLLFTCGLLITTGAMDFPLWGAVPLICLAAVLGDQAGYLFGKKVGPSLFTRPDSRLFKQENVVKANEFFEKYGPKSLVLARFVPVVRTFTPIIAGVSGMRYRPFLTFNVIGGVLWGAGVTLLGSWLGKIEFVNKNIELILILIVLVSVVPIMIEFLRARSQAKKNPPQEPEEFQDVQGFDDFPHFQEPFPGRPEAAGTRPAAPVMDDATRPLRVPPVHEGQDVSYGGQGHGRSYGDQGQGQSYGNRGQGQQYGGQGHGQQYGGQGQGQQYGNQGQGQGQGQGQPPYGEQGRDQFYGNQGQHQDQGYGRQGNAYPAQQPQQQYHQSQHQPQQPYQQPYGSEQGYGYDQQQYDQGYQQGYDQGQPQQHPQQHQTQQHPQAHPRPPYDAEQYPYGQGPTQN, translated from the coding sequence GTGATGACGCTTGCCCTAGGTCCCAGCTGGCTGGATCCGAACACGCTCCTGGACAACTTCGGCATCTGGGGCCTGCTGCTGGTGGTCTTCGCCGAGTCCGGCCTGCTCATCGGCTTCTTCCTGCCGGGTGACTCGCTGCTCTTCACCTGCGGCCTGCTGATCACCACGGGTGCCATGGACTTCCCGCTGTGGGGGGCGGTCCCGCTGATCTGTCTCGCCGCGGTCCTGGGGGACCAGGCGGGTTACCTCTTCGGCAAGAAGGTCGGACCCTCGCTCTTCACCCGCCCGGACTCCCGGCTGTTCAAGCAGGAGAACGTGGTCAAGGCGAACGAGTTCTTCGAGAAGTACGGCCCCAAGTCCCTGGTGCTCGCCCGCTTCGTGCCCGTCGTGCGCACGTTCACGCCGATCATCGCGGGCGTCAGTGGCATGCGGTACCGCCCGTTCCTCACCTTCAACGTCATCGGCGGCGTCCTGTGGGGCGCGGGCGTCACGCTGCTCGGCTCCTGGCTCGGCAAGATCGAGTTCGTCAACAAGAACATCGAGCTGATCCTGATCCTCATCGTGCTCGTCTCGGTGGTCCCGATCATGATCGAGTTCCTGCGCGCCCGCTCCCAGGCCAAGAAGAACCCGCCCCAGGAGCCGGAAGAGTTCCAGGACGTCCAGGGCTTCGACGACTTCCCGCACTTCCAGGAGCCCTTCCCCGGCCGTCCCGAGGCCGCCGGCACCCGCCCCGCGGCTCCGGTCATGGACGACGCGACCCGTCCCCTGCGCGTGCCGCCGGTGCACGAGGGCCAGGACGTGTCGTACGGCGGCCAGGGCCACGGCCGGTCGTACGGCGATCAGGGCCAGGGGCAGTCGTACGGAAACCGGGGTCAGGGTCAGCAGTACGGCGGCCAGGGCCACGGTCAGCAGTACGGCGGTCAGGGCCAGGGTCAGCAGTACGGCAACCAGGGACAGGGCCAGGGACAGGGCCAGGGGCAGCCGCCGTACGGCGAGCAGGGCCGGGACCAGTTCTACGGGAACCAGGGTCAGCACCAGGACCAGGGCTACGGCCGTCAGGGCAACGCCTACCCGGCCCAGCAGCCCCAGCAGCAGTACCACCAGTCCCAGCACCAGCCCCAGCAGCCGTACCAGCAGCCGTACGGCTCGGAGCAGGGCTACGGCTACGACCAGCAGCAGTACGACCAGGGGTACCAGCAGGGCTACGACCAGGGTCAGCCCCAGCAGCACCCCCAGCAGCACCAGACCCAGCAGCACCCCCAGGCCCACCCCCGGCCTCCGTACGACGCCGAGCAGTACCCGTACGGCCAGGGCCCCACGCAGAACTGA